A single window of Cytobacillus dafuensis DNA harbors:
- a CDS encoding LamG-like jellyroll fold domain-containing protein, whose amino-acid sequence MGMKNAIIGLSIICMMIPSFVAPAEASGSATQKEQDSIVADWKFSLEHVKAGSIENGNLIIEDASKNGNDLELVTIGDKSSLELDNIIKWSEEDYYDQENVDSLQFANYKNAPVGRYFKTIKDAPINTEQFKNGFTIEAIFKLPSNFDYRLHSWMGMLTRQGQAADLGKIEGEKEILTTLSISNAQEVQWTSHSTNLNYNVTNWSRSLNSDEWYHLAVVNDGQTTALTVNSVSDYGKSEVVKGIASVEGKGWNIGASEWANELDSLFAGNIQEIRIANEALNEKEWLIQDARDEQQVEGTNDKIPFLTDKNNYNFLFVPDTQKYSNLNPEIFNSQMKWIANNSKKNQIVMNAFVGDIVDWDTEIQWKNSLEAISYLDKKDTPYMITAGNHDYASGDPFLTYYGPERFKNKEYYKGSSPSGYGSYAIVKAGSYEYLFLMVDMKNLEKDLDWSKSVLNQHKNSPTIIVSHDIIYPDYENNKPIAEDSDKGRLIWDELVNDHNQVFMTVNGHYTGAVHRVKQNAAGTDVIQMLIDYQGSYRGGNGWLRFVEFDEKKNKMFFRTYSPFIDEMSNKERTYADFKYLTDKQNLFELDFNFKQRFNMN is encoded by the coding sequence ATGGGAATGAAAAATGCAATAATAGGTTTATCGATCATTTGTATGATGATTCCAAGTTTTGTTGCACCTGCAGAGGCTTCGGGTTCTGCAACCCAGAAAGAACAGGATAGTATTGTAGCAGATTGGAAATTTTCACTAGAACATGTGAAAGCCGGATCAATTGAAAACGGGAATTTAATTATTGAAGATGCAAGTAAAAATGGGAATGATTTAGAGTTAGTGACGATTGGAGATAAATCATCACTAGAATTAGACAATATAATAAAGTGGTCTGAAGAAGATTATTATGATCAAGAAAATGTTGACAGCTTACAATTTGCTAATTATAAGAATGCTCCTGTAGGAAGATATTTCAAAACAATTAAAGATGCACCTATTAATACGGAACAATTTAAAAATGGATTTACAATAGAAGCTATTTTTAAATTACCAAGTAATTTCGATTATCGTTTACATAGCTGGATGGGAATGCTAACTAGACAAGGGCAGGCTGCTGACCTTGGCAAGATAGAAGGCGAGAAAGAAATACTTACTACATTATCTATATCTAACGCTCAAGAAGTCCAATGGACAAGCCATTCAACTAATCTAAACTATAATGTGACCAACTGGTCTCGTTCTTTAAATAGTGATGAATGGTACCATTTGGCGGTAGTTAATGACGGGCAAACGACGGCTTTAACGGTGAATAGTGTCAGCGATTACGGAAAATCAGAAGTAGTGAAAGGCATTGCATCTGTAGAAGGTAAAGGCTGGAACATTGGTGCTTCTGAGTGGGCAAATGAATTAGATTCACTTTTTGCAGGTAACATCCAAGAAATAAGAATTGCTAATGAGGCATTGAATGAAAAAGAATGGCTTATTCAAGATGCTCGTGATGAACAACAAGTTGAAGGAACAAACGATAAAATTCCATTCCTAACAGATAAAAATAATTATAATTTTCTTTTTGTTCCAGATACGCAGAAATACTCAAATCTCAATCCGGAGATTTTTAACAGCCAAATGAAATGGATTGCTAATAACAGCAAAAAGAATCAAATTGTAATGAACGCATTTGTCGGAGACATTGTTGATTGGGATACAGAAATACAATGGAAAAATTCTCTCGAAGCCATTTCCTATTTAGATAAAAAAGACACTCCCTATATGATAACTGCAGGGAATCATGATTATGCGAGTGGAGACCCTTTCTTAACATATTATGGACCAGAACGATTTAAGAATAAAGAGTACTATAAGGGAAGTTCTCCTTCTGGATATGGGTCTTATGCAATAGTTAAGGCAGGGAGCTACGAATATTTATTCTTAATGGTTGATATGAAAAACTTAGAAAAAGACTTGGATTGGTCAAAAAGTGTTTTGAATCAACATAAAAATAGTCCGACTATTATCGTTTCCCACGATATTATATATCCTGACTATGAAAATAATAAACCTATTGCCGAAGACTCGGATAAGGGCCGCCTGATTTGGGATGAACTTGTAAATGATCACAATCAAGTGTTTATGACAGTTAACGGACATTATACGGGTGCAGTTCACAGAGTTAAACAGAACGCTGCAGGAACCGATGTCATTCAAATGCTTATCGATTACCAGGGAAGTTACAGAGGAGGAAATGGCTGGCTCAGATTTGTGGAATTTGATGAAAAGAAAAACAAAATGTTTTTCCGTACTTACTCTCCATTTATAGATGAAATGTCAAACAAAGAAAGAACGTATGCTGATTTCAAATATTTAACAGATAAACAAAATCTATTTGAATTGGATTTCAATTTTAAACAGAGATTTAACATGAATTAA